A window of Solanum stenotomum isolate F172 chromosome 3, ASM1918654v1, whole genome shotgun sequence contains these coding sequences:
- the LOC125858842 gene encoding pyridoxal 5'-phosphate synthase-like subunit PDX1.2: MEEDGAVTVYSGSAITDTKKNTFSIKVGIAQMLRGGAIAEVTTVNQAKIAESAGVCCLVVSEPKGPGISRMPDPSLIKEIKQAVALPVMAKARVGHFVEAQILEAIGVDYIDESETLALADEDHFVNKHNFRAPFVCGCRDLGEALRRVREGAAMVRTQGDLAGTGSIVDTVHNVRKVMGDIRILSNMDDDEVFTFSKKIGAPYDIVAQTKQMGRLPVVHFAAGGIVTPADAAFMMQLGCDGVFIGSDIFNCSDPYKKVRAIVQAVRNYNDPHILAAASSGLEEAMGGLNLNENRVERFVSDETY, encoded by the coding sequence ATGGAAGAAGACGGTGCCGTTACAGTGTACAGTGGCAGCGCCATTACTGATACCAAGAAGAATACGTTCTCGATCAAAGTTGGAATTGCTCAAATGCTTAGAGGAGGAGCGATTGCGGAGGTTACCACCGTCAACCAAGCGAAGATTGCCGAGTCGGCCGGAGTTTGTTGTCTTGTTGTTTCGGAGCCTAAAGGACCCGGAATCTCGCGTATGCCCGACCCGTCTCTAATCAAGGAGATCAAGCAGGCAGTTGCGCTTCCTGTAATGGCGAAAGCCCGTGTCGGTCATTTTGTTGAAGCCCAGATCCTTGAAGCTATCGGAGTTGATTATATAGATGAGAGCGAGACTTTAGCACTAGCAGACGAAGATCATTTCGTCAACAAACATAATTTTCGGGCACCCTTTGTCTGTGGATGTCGAGATCTTGGAGAAGCGTTAAGGAGAGTCAGAGAAGGCGCTGCCATGGTTAGGACCCAAGGGGATCTAGCGGGTACGGGCAGTATTGTTGACACAGTCCACAATGTGAGGAAAGTGATGGGAGATATTAGAATTCTATCAAACATGGATGATGATGAGGTCTTCACTTTCTCAAAGAAGATCGGTGCACCTTATGATATTGTTGCACAGACGAAGCAGATGGGTAGGCTCCCTGTGGTTCATTTTGCTGCTGGTGGAATCGTCACGCCTGCAGATGCAGCGTTCATGATGCAGCTGGGTTGTGATGGTGTGTTTATTGGTTCGGATATATTCAATTGCTCTGATCCTTACAAGAAAGTTAGGGCAATTGTGCAGGCTGTCAGGAACTATAACGATCCCCATATTTTGGCCGCGGCTAGCAGTGGTTTGGAGGAAGCAATGGGCGGTCTAAATCTAAATGAAAACAGGGTCGAGCGATTTGTTAGTGATGAGACCTACTGA